In the genome of Caldisphaera lagunensis DSM 15908, the window ATCAATAAAAAACGTATTAAAATTCTCAATAGAATCATTCGTTGGTCTTGGAGCAGGATTGATATTGCCTATCATATCATTATGGTTTTACCTAAAATTTGGTATGACTGCATCTCAGATGAGTCCCATATTTGCTATTTCAAATGGAGTCTTAGCAGTTTCAACTTTATTTTCACCAAAAATTTCTCAATACTTTGGTAAAGTTAAATCAATAGTTTATACTCATATTATTGGGATTGTGTTGCTAATCTTGCTTCCATTTTCAAAAAATTTTTATCAAGCATCAATTATTTTTATCGTAAGAAATTCATTTATGAATATGACTGGTCCAATTTTTAGTTCTTTTGTTATGAAATTGATACCAAGTGAAGAAAGAGCTAGAGCTCAAAGTTTAATAAATTTTTTAGATTCCATACCAAGATCTGTAGGTCCTTCTATAGGAGGATATTTCTTCTATTTAGGTTATTTAAATTTACCATTTTTTATAACATCTGTTTTATATTCAATTGCTACAGCTGGATTTTATATTCTTTTTAAAGATATTAAATAGTATTTATAAAACCAATCTAAATTTTAGCGCTATTTTAAATATTCCCTAGGCTATTAATGATATTGGAGGGAGGAATGAGGTGCATGATTTATTTAGATTCAGAGGTAGGGAAATTAAGAGAAATAATGATGCATGTCCCTGGGAAAGAGCTGGAAATCGTAAATGAAAATAATTACCGTAGTTATCTTTTTTCTTCAGTTGTAGATCCAAATGAGTTTAAAAAGGAAATAACTGATTTAATAGATTTATATAAAAAAGAAGGGGTAAAAATAAATCTAGTTCAAGATCTTGAGGATAAGCCAAATGGGGTATATGCTAGAGATCCATTTTTAATGACTCCAAAGGGAGCAATAATAGCTAATTTTAAATATGATGTAAGGAGGGGAGAAGAAAAAGTATACGAAGAATATTTAAATAAACTAAATGTGCCAATAGTTAAGAAAATGCAAAATAATGAAATATTTGAAGGTGGAAATGCATTAATATTAAGGAAAGATGTAGCTCTTGTAGGAATAGGAGAAAGAAATAATAAGAGCGGAGTTGAATCCTTCATTTCTTTACTGAGAGATATGGGATTTAATAATATATTTGTAATACAAACACCTATCGCTAGGATCCATATTGATGAATATGTATCTCAAATAAACGAAGATACAATTATTACAATAAGGCAAATGTTTCCATGGGATGTAGCCAATGAACTTAAAAATTTGGGATTTAACATAATAACTGTAGAATATTCTGATATCTCTACCAACTTAAAAACAAAGTTATGTTTAAATACTGTAGCTTTAGAGCCAAATAAAATATTAATTGGGGAGGGATGCGATCCTATTAGAAAAGTTTTAGAAGAAAATGCTGTTGATGTTTTGGAAATTAAAATAGATGAGATAGTTAAAGGAGGAGGAGGTATACACTGCGTTACAGGTCAAATAAAAAGAGATCTAATTTCTAATTGATAATTATTATGAATAACTGTATACTATAACGTATATAATCTCTTTTTAATAATTTATAAATTGGTGTTAATATGGTTAAAATTACAGGTGGTGAATTAATTAAAAGAATCCTTGTTAATGAGGGAGTTAAGTATGTTTTTGGTGTACCTGGAGATCAATTATATCCATTATTAGATGCTTTTTATAATGATGATAAAATAAAATTCATAACATTTCATCATGAGGCTGCCGCTGCCCATGCTGCTGATGGTTATGCCAGAATAACAAACATGCCAGGTGTTGTTATTGCAACTGTTGGTCCAGGAGCTGCAAATCTTATAGGTGGAGTATATCCAGCCTTTGCTGAAGGAATACCTATGATCATAATTACAGCACAAAATCAATCATGGAAATCCTATCCAGATCATGGCTCAATGCAAGCATTAGATCAAATAAATCTATTAAAGCCAATAACAAAATGGAATGCATATATTTCCCATTGGAACAGGATTCCAGAATTATTACAATGGGCATTTAGAAAAGCCTTAACTGGAAGACCAGGACCTGTTCACTTGGATGTAGCAGTAGATGTTTTATATCAAACTGGAGATGAAAATGATGTTTATTTGTTAAAGCCTGAAAATTATAGATCAATAAGGGGTCCTGCAGGGGATCCAAATTTGATTGATGAGGCAGCTAGGATTTTAGCTAAAGCAAAAATGCCATTAATACATTTGGGAGGAGGTGTATTAAGATCAAATGCAACAGAAGAAGCTATTAAATTGATAGATTATTTGAAAGCAATTGTAACTACATCAATAGGAGGAAGGGGAAGCATACCAGAAGATTATCCTTCTTTATTATTGCCATCATTACCAGGCGCTTTGGCTGCACAATCGGAGGCAGATGTTGCGTTAATAGCTGGATCAAGATTGGGCGATCTTGATTATTGGGGTAAACCTCCAGCATGGGGTGACTTTAGGCAACAAAAAACGATCCATATTGATATAACTGGAGATGATATCGGATTAAACAGACCTGTTGATATAGGTATTGTAGGAGACTTAAAGGTGGTTCTATCACAATTATTAGATGCAGTAAAAAAGTATACCTCGCCTAAAAAAGAATATCCTGAAAAATTGGCTGAATATAAAAAGTCAGAAATTGAGTATTTGAAAGGTATGGAAGATTTATCCTATTCCAATTCAATACCAATTCACCCATTAAGAGTTGTTAGAGAAGTAAGAGAATTCTTCCCAAAGGACTCAATTTCAGTAATAGATGGAGGTAACACAACAGTATGGGCCTCGTATTTAAATAAAATATATGTTCCTAGAACTTACTTGAGTTCCGCTAGTGGTGATTCTGGTCATTTAGGCTCAGGGATATCTTATGGAATAGCTGCAAAGCTCGCAAATCCAGATAAACAAGTTTATGTGATTACCGGTGATGGTGCTTTTGGATTTCACATAGCTGAACTAGAGACTGTTTGTAGAGAAAATCTAAAGATAACTTTTATTGTACTTAATGATAGTTCATGGGGTATGATTAAATCAGGTCAAACACTATATTACAGTAAAAGATATGTTGGCGTTGAATTTTCTGATATTAGATATGATTTAATAGCAGAGGCTATGGGATGCCATGGAGAATATGTTACAAGACCTGAAGAGATAAGAAAGGCCTTAGAAAGATCTATTAGTTATGAAAAATCATCAGTAATAAATGTTGTTATTGATAAAAATGCAATACCTCCTCACTTTGAAATATTAGCTGGTATATGGCTTGAAGGAGTGGAAATCCCCTCATAGGTGTTAGATCATGGTAATATTTTCTATGCCGAGGAGAATTGCTTATAATGTAAATGCATCAGAAGAATTATTAAATTTGTCCACAATGTTAAATTTAAAGAATTTTTTAATAGTAACAGATAAAATTATTGAAAAAACAGACTCATTTGTTAGTCTTGTTAATGAGCTAACTAAGAATGGTATTAATATAAAAGTATATTCAGAAATAATTCCCGAGCCAAATATTGATATTGTAAACAAGATTATTGAATCTATGGGAGGCTATGTTCCTGATTTGATAGTTTCCATAGGTGGGGGTAGCGTAATAGATGTTTCAAAAATACTGAGAGCTAAAATTCTTAGGCCTGATATAAATAGCCAAGACATTTCTCCCTTTTTATCTTTAAATATAGAAAATAAAAAACCATTGCTTGTTGTAATACCTACTACATCTGGAACAGGGAGCGATGCAAGCTTTGCTTATGTATTAAAAATTAAGGAAAATAATAATGAAATAAAATACGCTTCTGGAAACTATGAGTTGGTTCCGTATGAAAGTATATTAGATATTACTTTTTTAAAGACTCTCCCAAAAAAGCAACTTATAATAACTGCTATAGATGGTTTAGCAAATGATTTAGAAGGGATTGTAGCTATAAACTCGAATCCATTAACTGAAGGTCTAGCAATTCAATCTGCTAGAATGTTTTTTAAATATTTACCTGATGCAGTTATGACGCGTAGTGATGAATCCCTTGCTAATCTTCATTTAGCTGCAACATTATCAGGTATTGCTTTTTCAAATTCTGGGGTTGGGCTTGTTCATGCTATAGCCCACCCATTAGGATCATTATTTGATATACCCCATGGAATGGCAGTTTCAATAATAATGCCATATGTTATTGAATATAATTATAAAAGCGACTTTGCAAGATCAAAATATGATGAGATAAAAATTGTATTAGAAAAAATAGATGGATTTCAAGAAAGGAATAATTTAAAAGATCATTTAATAGATTTATATAATAAAATTGGTCAACCTTTGAGGTTAAGAGATATTGGTATTGATAAAAATAATTATATGAGAAAAATTGAAGAAATTACAGAACTCGCATTAAGAGACCCTGATTTAGCATTTAATCCAATAACTCCTAGTTTTGAGGAAATAAAAGAATTATTAAGCAAAATATATTGATTTATTTAGAAGCTTCTTGTGCTGATTTAACTAATTCAACTGCAGCAGATGGAAATCTCATAACAGTAGCCATAGATCCTTTTTCTAATTTCAATTTTCCTTGCAAAATTGCAGTAACAGGGTTAAGTTCACCGGTAAGTATTTTCATCCAATCATTGTATTCTGCAGTTAAAACAAAATCAGCATTACCTTTGCTTGCATCATCATAAAATTCAATTCCCCTACATTGACCTTCAAACAGGTCTGCCTTAATTCCAATAGTCCCGCTTGGATATTTTTTCTGTAAATCTTCTGGCAATTTTATAACTTTAAACATCAATGGCCATTTCCATCCCTTAGCTGCATTTTTATAGTTATTATTTTCATTTATTTTTTTACAGAATATCTCAGACCATTCTTTACTAGGAAATTCTACATTTCCCACTTTTGTCACCCAATATTTAATATGCTTTCTTAGCTATAAAACCTTTTTTTAATTTAATTAAAAATTAAATAAAACATTATACATGATAGCTATTTGAATTGAATTTTTAATGTAAATTACAATGTTAAAAACCTAATATATTAGGTTAAACCATATTTACATTACCTATTTTTTGTAATATTGTGGGATCATGGAAAAGAGACCTATGGCGCATGGTTTAATGTCTTCTATGATACTTTCCTTAGCATTAGCTATAGGACTAGCAAGAAAAATATCCATATTTGTTCCATTAGTGTTAATAAATGGAATTATAGATATATATGCATTTAATTATTTAAGATTAAAAGTTACCAAATTAAATTTAAAAGATTTAATATTGTTAGTTATACTGTTTATACCTTACATAATTATGTTAAAGCTAAACAATTTTTATTTAATTATGCCAATTTCTTTATTAATATTATATTTAATATTTTCTTTTAAGAAAAAATTTGTTTTATCTAACATAATAGGGAGTACATTTATTGCCTCTTTATCTCTAATATGGCTCTTAATGATATCAAATATAAATGTAGAACAATTTTTAATAATTTTGTCATGGATAATTTTTACACTAACTCTCTCAGTTATTGTGGAATATAAACTTCCTTTTAGAAAGATTGATAAGGTAAGTACGATAGGATATCCATTGATTATAATATCTCTTGGAATCGCTATAACTTATCTATTAGGTTATTATGATCTAATTTTACTATACACTTTTCCTATATCAGCGCTAATATTATCTGGGGAAAAATTAAGGAATGTAAAAGAAATAAAGAAAATAGGGAAAATTGGAATGTATTCAAGCCTATCGTTTATTTTAATAGGGATTATGTTATATAATTTGTTCTTAACACCAATAAATCTCAACATCATCTTCATCAATTAAACCTTGGTCTAAAAAATAACTTGTCAATATTTTTTCTAATCCTTTTCTTAATACATCCTCTAATGATGACGGTTTTACATTAAGGGAATTAGCAACTTCAGTTAAAGTAGCTTTTCTATCTTTACAAAAATATCCCATTTTATATGCTGTTAATACTGCTCTTATTTGTTTCTGACTTAAATCTGTGTTTTTAGGCCTTTCTTTACTAATGATTTCTACTCTTAATCCACTTTCTTTGAATTTTTCTATAGCCTCGTTTAGCTGATTGCTTTTTGCCAATACAGTATAAGTTATGCTGTTATTGCTATCGGGCTCAGCAGAAAGGATCAATAGATTTACCAATGACATTAATTTACATGCGCTACAGCTCTTAGCTGTTACTAGTATTGTGTATTCATTTAATTCAAATACATTTTTAAATCCCTTTAATGTTTCTTTTTCTATAGGCTTTTCAAACTTTATAATGTGTACACTTTCATCAATTCCTGGTTTTACCTTTAAATGCTTAAATCTTAATCCTTTTTCATAAATTTCATTTGTTACTTCGCAATCATCTCTATAAATTTTAATTTTTGCCTTTGTTAAGTATACCAATTTGATCACCAAAATAATTAAGCGAGAAAGGGCTAATAATTTATATTGAAAATTCCTAAAAGATTAGGATTTAATCTATATAGATAAAAATTATTATTACAACTTGGTGAGCCAAATGCAAAATAATAGTACAAGGTTAGTGTTGATTGCAGTAATATTTGTGTTCATATTTGCATTTGCTCTTTATGCATATACATTTAGAAATTTCCCACCAGTACCTAACGAGGTTATAACTCAAAATGGAACTGTTCTATTTACAAAACAGCAAATAATTATGGGGAAGTATTATTTCCAAAAATATGGATTAATGGATTATGGAAGCATTGAAGGAATGGGTGCATATTTTGGTACTGACTTTACTGGATATACTCTAAGATTAATGCAAGATTCTATAGCAAAACAGACTTACTTGGATCCAGTATCTCAAAACAACATGCCCTCATCATATAATGCAACAGAATTAAATGAGATAAAAGACTATTTAGACCCAACGTATTATAAACAAAATAATACCATAGTAGTTAGCAATCAATTTGGTAATGCATATTATTATGCTATTAATTACTATTCTATTTATTTAGGTCCAAATTCTTCACAATATAGATTAAAACCAGATTTGATAACAAATAAAACGGTAATTCAAGATTTAACCGCTTATTTCACATGGTCTGCATTAATATCTATGATGGGATATACTAATGGATTTCCTTATACAATTGGTTTAACATCTCCAACAAATAACGCATATTTTTCTACCTTTGCAATGGTTGGGGCTATTTTTGCTGTTGGCATACCTCTTATAGTATATATAATTAGGGAATTATTATCACATTGGAATGATCCAGTTGTAAAAGTTGATCTTCCAAAGCCAAATAAAGATCAGAAATTGGCACTTTGGGTTATGCTTATTGCTGCTATAGGCTCAGGGGTCCAAGGATTATTAGGTGCTTATGTTATGCATTTATATTCAACGCCGAATTTATATGGATTAGATTTGCTCTCTCTCTTACCATTTAATGTAGCAAGGGCTCTTCATATTTGGCTTGCAATATATTGGATTTCATTAACCTGGGTTATGTTTTCTCTATTTGTTTTACCTTATTTTGGCTTAAAGATATCTAGAAAAACAATGATAATTATAATAGCTCTAGGAATATTTACTGCTCTCGGTTCCCTACTGGGAGTTTGGGCAAGTTATTTACAACTAATACCTTCACCTTGGTGGTTTATATTTGGTGCAGAAGGAAGAGATGTTATCGAGGTAGGATCATTCTGGCTTATCCTAATTACTGCCCTATTGCTATATGTTTCATATCTTTTCTATAAGGCATCTAAAATAACTGTTGATCTATTAAAACCATTTTCAAAAGTTTTATCATATTTACTTCTTGGTGATGCAATAGGTATATTTATTGGTGCATTACCTATAGTAAAACCATGGCCATATTTCACTGAGGATGAATTTTTCAGATGGATATTTGTTCATGCCAATGTTGAAGGTTTCTGGCCTGGAATAGTTATAGCTGTTTTAACGTTGCTTTTGGTTTTGCAAGGTCTAATTCCAGCTGGTCTTGCAAAAGTTGTTGTAACGATAGATGCAGTTACAGAAATATTAACTGGAATGATTGGTACTGCACATCATTATTATTGGACAGGATTTCCAGTTGTTTGGATGTACATAGGTGCTATCCTTAGCGTGTTAGAGGCAATACCATTAGGAATGGCCATGGCATATGTAATATTAGCAGCCAGAAGAAATAAGGGAAATGCATTAAATCAATTCCAAAAGACCTTAATTACTTTTGTTTTAGCGGCAGGAATAGGAGGTAGTGTTGGAGTAACAGTTTTTGGGGCAGGTTTGATAAATGCACCTATAATTAATTACTTTACTCATGATCTACAATTTACCATGGCACATGCTCATTTAGCATTTCCATTGGCATATGGATTGCCAACCATATTAATGTGGGTAGTCGCATATACATTGTCAGGCGGATTTAATGAGAGAGATTTAAAGTATTTATCGATAGCATCAATAGTATATACTGTTGGCTTTTATTTACAGGCGTTGATCTCATTATTACCATTAGGTATATTACAATGGATTTATGAATTAAAATATGGATTTTGGTATATAAAAACATTAACTACTCCAAACGGTCATATTGGCTTCTGGAATTTACAAATAGTTCAAAACCTAATTTGGTTAAGAATGATAGGCGATTTAACAGCTGCTTCCGCTATAGCTATAGTTATATTGCTTATGTTGATAAGATTTCCAAAAGCAATAAAATCATAGATCTGATAAATCCCTTAATAAAAAATAAAAATTTTATTTTTTAATTTAAGGTAATACAACTCCTATTGCTCCAGTAAATGCTAAAACTAAAAATAGGAATCCATCAATTGCTGAACAATATCCTGCTATTTTAGCATATACTGCTTTTCCAGTATATCCGTGAAGAGATAGAAAAACTGTTACTGGAACTAAGAGATACAATATTATTGTTATGAATATTAGATGAAGGTAAGCTGTATATGTTGCAAACCCAAAGAATAATATTCCAGTAAACCATAATGCATGTTGAATAACATAAAGATTTGTTCCCCCTAATATTAAAGCTATTGATATCATCCATAAAAGTAACACAAATGCAGCAGCAACTGTAGCATCAAATACTGCTCTATCTTCTATAACGAAAGATAAGGCTAGAGTTTCCATTAATGCACCGCTTAGGATCACTATACCAAAATCCTTTGGATTTATTTTGTTCCCACCAATTCCTATATTAACAAAACCTATTATTAAAGTCATAACTCCTGCTTCCCAAAAAAGAGTATTCATAGCTGTATTTGCTAATGCACCCACCTATGTCTCACCATGATTTATTAAAAATAAGTAATATTTAAATATTACTATATCAAAAATATATAACATAAATCCCACTAATATTAGATCAAAAATAAATAACTAAGATTATTAAGTGTAGAAATTTTCCAAAATTTCATGCTAATAGATTTTAATTTTTGTAGTAAAATAATAATGTTTGAAATTTAAACAAAAATTTATATTTTTAATCATATGTATAAGATATGGTGCACAAATATGAATAAAGAAAAATTATCTGGAATTCTTATCTTTTTAGGTGTTTCCCAATTTTTATTATTTATGATTGTATCAGAGGCACTATATCCTGGATATAGTGTTTCCAAAAACTATATAAGTGATTTAGGTGTAGGCTCTACTGCCTATATTTTTAATACATCTATTATAATCATGGGTTTACTATTGATAATATCTAGCTTTTTTTTGAAAAATAAGATTTTGCAAGTTTTCTTAATTTTATCTGGAATTGGAGCTGCGGGTGTTGGAATATTTCCTGAAACCTCTCCATATCATTTGCATACTTTAATGTCACTTGTAGTTTTCCTTTTTTCGTCCCTTTCTTCATATGTTGCTTTTACTTATAGATCAAATAAAAATTACCTTTGGCCAATAATGGGCTCAATAGGGTTAATTTCTTTAATTTTATATATATTAAAAATTTATGGGCCAATAGATTATGGGGGAATGGAAAGATTAATTGTTTATCCCAATCTGATATGGGCTTTAGGCTTTTCAGGTTTTTTAATGAGTAGTAAATAATAAAAAACTATCTATTTATAATCTTTCTTCTTTATTTAAAATCTGAGGTAAATTTAAATGCCCAATGCAAGGAGGTTATTTACTATAGGTATAGTAATAATAGCAGTTGCAATTATCTTGTTGTTTTTGGTATCACCATATGTATTGCAATATACATTTTCTAATTCAATAAGAGAAGCCCAAAGACAAATTAATTCGACTGTTTATTTATTGTTACCAAATCAAAGTTTAAGCATTGAGATTTCATCAGGAAAAATATTAGTTTATAATGCAACAAATCCCTTGAAGTTGTTACTGAATAACCAAACCTTAGCTCAAGCTGGATATAACGGAACGTGGATTGCCCCATCTACGACTAATGGAACAATTAGTTTGATTAATAATTATACAAACCAATTAAAAATAGGTTATGCTGTTGTAGGAATAATTCTATGGCCTTCCTATTTATCAATAATTCTAGGATTTTTACTTGGCTTAGTGGGTATTGTAGTTATAGCTTATGCAACGCTGGTATCTTTAAGAAATAGAGCAAAACAGAAATAACTTTTTTAAATTTTGAATTTAAAATTAAATTTTAGATAATTTTATGAAAAAATAAATAGATAAAATTAGTTGTGATATAATCAGTATATGCATTGTTGTGCAATAAATACAAATTGATCTAATTTTATATATTTCTAAATAAATTAAATATGGTACAAATAAGAATCCTATTATTGACCAAATTAATTCTCCAATTATTGAATATTTAATTAACACTAGTAGGGAAAAGATTAAACCTATGCTAAAATAGATCATTGCTAATATGTCTAAATTTTCTTTAATAACGATATTTCCTATTTTTATTTGCAGTGAAGAATAGGAACTCTTTAAAACTTTTAAACAATCTAATGAAATGCT includes:
- a CDS encoding iron-containing alcohol dehydrogenase — protein: MVIFSMPRRIAYNVNASEELLNLSTMLNLKNFLIVTDKIIEKTDSFVSLVNELTKNGINIKVYSEIIPEPNIDIVNKIIESMGGYVPDLIVSIGGGSVIDVSKILRAKILRPDINSQDISPFLSLNIENKKPLLVVIPTTSGTGSDASFAYVLKIKENNNEIKYASGNYELVPYESILDITFLKTLPKKQLIITAIDGLANDLEGIVAINSNPLTEGLAIQSARMFFKYLPDAVMTRSDESLANLHLAATLSGIAFSNSGVGLVHAIAHPLGSLFDIPHGMAVSIIMPYVIEYNYKSDFARSKYDEIKIVLEKIDGFQERNNLKDHLIDLYNKIGQPLRLRDIGIDKNNYMRKIEEITELALRDPDLAFNPITPSFEEIKELLSKIY
- a CDS encoding cbb3-type cytochrome c oxidase subunit I, producing MQNNSTRLVLIAVIFVFIFAFALYAYTFRNFPPVPNEVITQNGTVLFTKQQIIMGKYYFQKYGLMDYGSIEGMGAYFGTDFTGYTLRLMQDSIAKQTYLDPVSQNNMPSSYNATELNEIKDYLDPTYYKQNNTIVVSNQFGNAYYYAINYYSIYLGPNSSQYRLKPDLITNKTVIQDLTAYFTWSALISMMGYTNGFPYTIGLTSPTNNAYFSTFAMVGAIFAVGIPLIVYIIRELLSHWNDPVVKVDLPKPNKDQKLALWVMLIAAIGSGVQGLLGAYVMHLYSTPNLYGLDLLSLLPFNVARALHIWLAIYWISLTWVMFSLFVLPYFGLKISRKTMIIIIALGIFTALGSLLGVWASYLQLIPSPWWFIFGAEGRDVIEVGSFWLILITALLLYVSYLFYKASKITVDLLKPFSKVLSYLLLGDAIGIFIGALPIVKPWPYFTEDEFFRWIFVHANVEGFWPGIVIAVLTLLLVLQGLIPAGLAKVVVTIDAVTEILTGMIGTAHHYYWTGFPVVWMYIGAILSVLEAIPLGMAMAYVILAARRNKGNALNQFQKTLITFVLAAGIGGSVGVTVFGAGLINAPIINYFTHDLQFTMAHAHLAFPLAYGLPTILMWVVAYTLSGGFNERDLKYLSIASIVYTVGFYLQALISLLPLGILQWIYELKYGFWYIKTLTTPNGHIGFWNLQIVQNLIWLRMIGDLTAASAIAIVILLMLIRFPKAIKS
- a CDS encoding helix-turn-helix domain-containing protein encodes the protein MVYLTKAKIKIYRDDCEVTNEIYEKGLRFKHLKVKPGIDESVHIIKFEKPIEKETLKGFKNVFELNEYTILVTAKSCSACKLMSLVNLLILSAEPDSNNSITYTVLAKSNQLNEAIEKFKESGLRVEIISKERPKNTDLSQKQIRAVLTAYKMGYFCKDRKATLTEVANSLNVKPSSLEDVLRKGLEKILTSYFLDQGLIDEDDVEIYWC
- a CDS encoding thiamine pyrophosphate-binding protein yields the protein MVKITGGELIKRILVNEGVKYVFGVPGDQLYPLLDAFYNDDKIKFITFHHEAAAAHAADGYARITNMPGVVIATVGPGAANLIGGVYPAFAEGIPMIIITAQNQSWKSYPDHGSMQALDQINLLKPITKWNAYISHWNRIPELLQWAFRKALTGRPGPVHLDVAVDVLYQTGDENDVYLLKPENYRSIRGPAGDPNLIDEAARILAKAKMPLIHLGGGVLRSNATEEAIKLIDYLKAIVTTSIGGRGSIPEDYPSLLLPSLPGALAAQSEADVALIAGSRLGDLDYWGKPPAWGDFRQQKTIHIDITGDDIGLNRPVDIGIVGDLKVVLSQLLDAVKKYTSPKKEYPEKLAEYKKSEIEYLKGMEDLSYSNSIPIHPLRVVREVREFFPKDSISVIDGGNTTVWASYLNKIYVPRTYLSSASGDSGHLGSGISYGIAAKLANPDKQVYVITGDGAFGFHIAELETVCRENLKITFIVLNDSSWGMIKSGQTLYYSKRYVGVEFSDIRYDLIAEAMGCHGEYVTRPEEIRKALERSISYEKSSVINVVIDKNAIPPHFEILAGIWLEGVEIPS
- a CDS encoding dimethylarginine dimethylaminohydrolase family protein; this translates as MRCMIYLDSEVGKLREIMMHVPGKELEIVNENNYRSYLFSSVVDPNEFKKEITDLIDLYKKEGVKINLVQDLEDKPNGVYARDPFLMTPKGAIIANFKYDVRRGEEKVYEEYLNKLNVPIVKKMQNNEIFEGGNALILRKDVALVGIGERNNKSGVESFISLLRDMGFNNIFVIQTPIARIHIDEYVSQINEDTIITIRQMFPWDVANELKNLGFNIITVEYSDISTNLKTKLCLNTVALEPNKILIGEGCDPIRKVLEENAVDVLEIKIDEIVKGGGGIHCVTGQIKRDLISN
- a CDS encoding MFS transporter, producing the protein MKKDEILLISSMAINGIIFGSSQLVNPLYLNELGLNSAQIGFLITGQMLIGSFLSLVYASLGDAYGRKKLAIINRGISIFGYFLLFLRFPFGLLIISVMSGGGLISALMAEKSQNLEKNYSLSYSLNTFLSIFGAMLPLFIRLRLVILFNLFILLTSTILISFVKEEYKGSGRVDFRLKSIKNVLKFSIESFVGLGAGLILPIISLWFYLKFGMTASQMSPIFAISNGVLAVSTLFSPKISQYFGKVKSIVYTHIIGIVLLILLPFSKNFYQASIIFIVRNSFMNMTGPIFSSFVMKLIPSEERARAQSLINFLDSIPRSVGPSIGGYFFYLGYLNLPFFITSVLYSIATAGFYILFKDIK
- a CDS encoding DUF998 domain-containing protein, whose translation is MNKEKLSGILIFLGVSQFLLFMIVSEALYPGYSVSKNYISDLGVGSTAYIFNTSIIIMGLLLIISSFFLKNKILQVFLILSGIGAAGVGIFPETSPYHLHTLMSLVVFLFSSLSSYVAFTYRSNKNYLWPIMGSIGLISLILYILKIYGPIDYGGMERLIVYPNLIWALGFSGFLMSSK
- a CDS encoding vitamin K epoxide reductase family protein, which produces MEKNKVFLIFFLISIIGIITSSISFYYVYKANSSPPACYFSGNLSQTSISLDCLKVLKSSYSSLQIKIGNIVIKENLDILAMIYFSIGLIFSLLVLIKYSIIGELIWSIIGFLFVPYLIYLEIYKIRSICIYCTTMHILIISQLILSIYFFIKLSKI
- a CDS encoding SCP2 sterol-binding domain-containing protein → MGNVEFPSKEWSEIFCKKINENNNYKNAAKGWKWPLMFKVIKLPEDLQKKYPSGTIGIKADLFEGQCRGIEFYDDASKGNADFVLTAEYNDWMKILTGELNPVTAILQGKLKLEKGSMATVMRFPSAAVELVKSAQEASK